ATTTTCAACGCGCACATTTTCGGCCCGCACATCGGCATCATCCGCGAAGCCATAGGTGATGATTTTGCGGTCGGTGACGGATTCGGCCAGGTCGCGCACTTCCGGATGGTCAAGACACAAAACCGCGAAGCCATAGAACGGAATATTTTGCACATATTGGCGATAGGATTCACGCACGGCATCAAAATCGCCGTAATGGTCCATATGTTCCGGGTCAATGTTGGTGACAACGACATGCGTTGCGGGCAGACGCGTGAATGTTCCATCACTTTCATCCGCCTCGGCCACCATCCAATCCCCAACGCCCATACGGGTGTTGGTGCCATAGGCATTGACGATACCGCCATTGATCACCGTGGGGTCCAGCCCGCCGGATTCCAGCATTGCCCCCACCATGGATGTCGTGGTGGTTTTACCGTGTGTGCCGCCAATGGCAATGGCCCGACGCAGACGCATCAATTCGGCCAGCATATCCGCCCGGCGCACCACCGGCAGGCGCGCATCCCGTGCGGCGACCAATTCCGGGTTTGTGGATTTCACCGCGGATGACACAACGACAACCGCCGCCATATCACCCTTGGGCGTTTGCAAATTTTCCTCTGCATGACCAATCGACACATGAATGCCTTTGTCCCGCAGGCGTTGCACATTGGCGTTTTCGGATTGGTCCGATCCCTGCACGCTGTAGCCCATGCCGTGCAGAATTTCGGCGATCCCGCTCATGCCAATGCCGCCGATACCGACGAAATGCAATGTTCCGGTGTCGCAGGGAATAATACGCATTTTATTTATCCTCGTTACTGGGCGTCGGGCCCTGCGGGCGCATGGCTTCGCCATCCCAACCGGAGGCCACGGCCATCACCAGATTGCCCAAACGCCGCGCCGCATCGGGGCGGCCCACACTGCGCGCCGCTTCCGCCGCGCGGAACAATGTTTGCGGGTTTTGCAGGAAGGTTTCAATGCGGGCCAGCAGTGCTT
The genomic region above belongs to Micavibrio aeruginosavorus EPB and contains:
- the murC gene encoding UDP-N-acetylmuramate--L-alanine ligase, encoding MRIIPCDTGTLHFVGIGGIGMSGIAEILHGMGYSVQGSDQSENANVQRLRDKGIHVSIGHAEENLQTPKGDMAAVVVVSSAVKSTNPELVAARDARLPVVRRADMLAELMRLRRAIAIGGTHGKTTTTSMVGAMLESGGLDPTVINGGIVNAYGTNTRMGVGDWMVAEADESDGTFTRLPATHVVVTNIDPEHMDHYGDFDAVRESYRQYVQNIPFYGFAVLCLDHPEVRDLAESVTDRKIITYGFADDADVRAENVRVENGVSVFDVIFDDGLILRDMRLPMLGLHNVQNSLAALAIGHQLNFSESAMREALSNFAGVKRRFTRTGVVDGITVIDDYGHHPIEITAVLKAARMAVSETGGRVLAVMQPHRYSRLSSLFDEFCACFADADYVFIAPVYAAGETPINGVDHQILAEGVEQSGHHRVAVLAGPEGLPVAINAVAKPGDYVVCLGAGDITKWAYALPGQIENLRGQTKKSGSVA